The sequence below is a genomic window from Thermus thermamylovorans.
GGGCTCTACCGGGTGGTGCCCCAGTACGTGGGGAGCTACCGGGACGCGGAGACCCGGCTGGTGGCCGCCCTGCGGGTGGGGGGGCAGCCGGTCCTCTTCCAGGCGGAGATCGCCTTCTTCCCCCGGTTGGTGGCGGAGGGGCGCGCCCTGGCCCTGGACCCCTACCTGAGCCTGGACCGGGCCTTCCTGGAGGACCTCTTCGAGCCCGCCTGGAACTACGGGGTGGTGGACGGGCGGCGCTTTGGCCTGCCCCTGAACACCTCCACCCCGGTCCTCTTCTACAACCTGGACGCCCTGCGGGCCCGGGGCCTCCGCCCGCCCCGGAACTGGCGGGAGTTCGAGGAGGCGGCCCGGGCCTTGGCCTCCAGGCAAGCCCGGGGGTTCATCTTCGTCACCGACCCCCAGGCCTGGCTCTTCGAGGCCATGGTGACCTCCCGTGGGGGCAGCCTGATCCGCGATGGGAGGCCCAACTTCCTCTCCCGGGAGGTGCAGGAGGCCCTGGAGATGCTCCTGCGGCTGGAGCGGGCCGGGGCCCTTTCCGTGCGCAGCATGGCCGAGGCCACCTTCGCCCAGCTGGACTTCGTGCGCACCCGGGGGATGATGGTCATGGCCTCCATCGCCAACTGGCCTGCCGCCGAGAACTTCGCCTTTGCCTTCGCCCTGGGGGTGGCCCCCGTGCCCCGGGAGGAGGGGGGGCGGGTGCCCTTGGGCGGGGCCCAGCTGGTGGTCCTCCAGGGGGCCTCTGAGGCCCAGGTGCGGGGGGCCTTGGAGTTCTGGCGCTACCTGATGGAGCCCGGAAACGTGGCCCGCTGGGTGGAGGCCAGCTACTACGTGCCCGTGCGCCGCTCGGCCCTGCCCCTTCTGGAGGGCTTCTACCGGGAGAACCCCTTCCGCCGGGTGGCCTTTGAGCAGATCGCCGTGGCCCAGGAGCGGCCCCGCCATCCCCAGTTTTTCGCCTGGGCGGGGGTGCTGGCCGAGGCCCTGGAGCGGAGCCTGAAGGGCGGGCTGCCGCCGGGAAGAGCCCTGGAGGAGGCCCAGAAAAAGGCGGAGGCCATCCGCTAGGGCCCACCTGGGTGGGGCCCTAATATGGGAGCATGCGGCTCGCCTTCAGTCCCTTCAACGCGGCCATGGGCTACGAGGAGGCCTTCCGCCTGGCGGCGGAGCTGGGGTTGGACCTGGAGGTGGCCTACGACCTGCACGAGGCCCTGCCCCTCCCCGACCCCAAGGCCCTCCGGGCCACGGGGGAGGCCTTGGGGGTGGGCTTTACCCTGCACCTGCCCTTCGTGGAGATGAACCCGGCGAGCCTCATCCCCAGCGTCCGGGCCCTCTCCGAGGAGCGCCTTAAGCGGGCCCTGGAGTTCGGGGAAGCCCTAGGGGCCAAGGTGGGCGTCCTCCACACCGGCCAGGTACCCCTGCGCCACCCGGTGGCCCTGGAGCTGGCCCGGGAGGCCCTGGAGAGGACCCTGGCCGCTCTCCTCCCCTTGCCCTTTCCCGTTGCCCTGGAGAACCTGGCCCTTGCCGAGGGGGACCTCTTGCGGGGCCCCGAGGAACTCGGGGCCCTCCTCACCCGCTTTCCCCAGTACGGCTTCTGCCTGGACGTGGGCCACGCCCTGGTGGAGCTGGGTTCTCGGGGGCCTCGCCTCTACCAAGAGGCTTTGGGGCCACGCCTCCTCCACCTGCACCTTCACGACAACCACGGGCAGAAGGATGACCACCTGCCCGTGGGGGCCGGGGCGGTTCCCTGGGAAAAGCTGATCGATGGGCTGCGGGGCTTCCCCGGAACCGCTGCCCTGGAAGTGACCGGAGGTCCGGAAGGGGTGCGGCGGAGCCTT
It includes:
- a CDS encoding ABC transporter substrate-binding protein, yielding MAKLLGLLLLLAPALAQAEVTFWHSMDGPAGRLLSAFAQEFNARQGLYRVVPQYVGSYRDAETRLVAALRVGGQPVLFQAEIAFFPRLVAEGRALALDPYLSLDRAFLEDLFEPAWNYGVVDGRRFGLPLNTSTPVLFYNLDALRARGLRPPRNWREFEEAARALASRQARGFIFVTDPQAWLFEAMVTSRGGSLIRDGRPNFLSREVQEALEMLLRLERAGALSVRSMAEATFAQLDFVRTRGMMVMASIANWPAAENFAFAFALGVAPVPREEGGRVPLGGAQLVVLQGASEAQVRGALEFWRYLMEPGNVARWVEASYYVPVRRSALPLLEGFYRENPFRRVAFEQIAVAQERPRHPQFFAWAGVLAEALERSLKGGLPPGRALEEAQKKAEAIR
- a CDS encoding sugar phosphate isomerase/epimerase family protein, with product MRLAFSPFNAAMGYEEAFRLAAELGLDLEVAYDLHEALPLPDPKALRATGEALGVGFTLHLPFVEMNPASLIPSVRALSEERLKRALEFGEALGAKVGVLHTGQVPLRHPVALELAREALERTLAALLPLPFPVALENLALAEGDLLRGPEELGALLTRFPQYGFCLDVGHALVELGSRGPRLYQEALGPRLLHLHLHDNHGQKDDHLPVGAGAVPWEKLIDGLRGFPGTAALEVTGGPEGVRRSLSRLQSLLAP